tacacacacacacatatatatatatatgtttgtgtttttctgtctgtgtttgtctcccaccaccgcttgacaaccggtgttggtgtgtttacgaccccgtaagctaacggttcgtcaaaagaaaccaatagaataagtacttggtttaaaaaaaataagtactggggtcgatttgctagattaaaaccctttaagatggtgctccagcatgtccacagttaAATGCCTGAAACAGAtacaagataaaatataaatcaccCAAGACCATAAATGTTCTCTGTTCGTTTTGTACATGTGACTAAGTTCTATGTATGGCTGGTGTCAATGTAGAGCAACACTGTGCTGATAACGTCTATTGCAGCAGAAACACGTATGTATAGCTGTCCTGCAGTCTCCAGAAAAATGGTTGTTTTTTTACCTCCCTGTTGATTGCTTTAATCTCTTCTTCTCATTCGGACTCGGTAGCAAATTACCGCtaggtttttgtttattcttcccTACAAGCGAAAATAGTTTCAGTAAATCAagtatttattttgtatgttatttaGTATACCTTTCTGTGTTCTCGTAACCCAATATCATGCCACTGACTACTCAGAATTATTTCTCTGAActcagttttacacacacacacacacacacacacacacacacacacacgactcatatatgtaagcatatgtgtgtgtgtgtgtgttgaatgtgcgtgtgtgtggggtgcttgtgtgcgtgtgtgtgtctgtgtgaatgcatgaatacattaagaaataaaagagagagatttgTTGCATATATAACTTTctattattgattttaaaaaatgttaatttttaattttctatttatatttagatTTGGTTATGAAAACTTCATCAGATTCTCCTAAACGTGCCGCAATGGCCCATCGTTCGACGATGACCAAAGTGGTATGGATTTGTACTTGTTTCCACTCACCAGTTTAACTACCACGCCTACTGTTATCGTCCACCGGCATCTTCACGCCACTTCAACCAACAAACCTGTAGCTGACGTTGCCATTACTTAAGTGATAATTTCTTTTCTGGATGCAagcaaaaatcaaatcaaatcgaaggttattaagaaaaaaaaaaatcaaaaatttattacacacacacacacacacacacacacacacacatcactgttTAATCATGAAAtggtataaatagataaataaaataaagacatagacaaaaataaaaaaaaataaaaggctaAACATTTTAAGTTCGAAAAATTGGAAGACTCGATTTAGCAGACGACacgtaaagaataaaaaaaaatctgaaagtgTTAACCTATTTAAAAAGAATATGGAGAATATGTCTGAGACTACGATGGAAATTCAACAGACTTGGgatatattaatgaaaatttcACCAGTGAAGCTATGGAGGGAGGAATATTCAGTAACAGTGTAGAAAAACAAGAGAGGCATTCCTCTTAATCTGCTTTTTCAGCTGATTAACAATTGCAAAACGGACGGTTGTTGTTATAATCGTTGCTATAATGCTAACGGATTGTAAATTCTCTTCTTTGTGATATTCAGTGGAAATTTTTACcaaaaataaacttttattacACATATCAaactaagaaagaaaggaaaaaaagaacctGATTAAAGATCAAGGATAACTTGAGAAATAATTTAGGAGACGACTGTTCGGTGAAAAAAAGGATTTTATATCAGAGCAGCAAATGAATGTTTGGCAATTGAAGAGAATAAGAGTTACAGCAACGGAACTGTTTATATTTACTGGCATTATATACATTGGCTGTAGCTTTTGTCTGTGTCGTTATAGCTGTAAAAACTCTAGCCACTGTAGTTACATACAGGAGTGAGTGTAATATCTACATGCAACTAATCTATAATTTTATCTGTGTTCTCTGTTTGATCAGATATTTTTCTATCGTAGAAGATCAGTGAATGCAATTATTGCAAAGTGTTACATTTTTAATAAACGTGAATCTTAACGCATCCTCGCCGCTGTGGTCAAAGTAAACATTTGCAGCAGCGGAACTGTTTATAGGTGAAAATGGACCCGTTGTATACAGCGGACATGACGGTGATGCCGTTCACCTGCGAGGACTGCAATACTGTATTTATGAACAGAGATGCATACGCTATGCATGTGATGATACGCGCTAAAGAAAAATCGTGCCGATCCGAATCCCGTGTTGCAGTCACCGGAAGCAATGGTGGAAATGGTCGAGCAGATATTGAGTCCAACATAGGCAACACAAACGACATCAAATCTTCCacacttgctcttcattccacaACGACGAAAGAAACATTGAGTTTTGTCGACCAAGGTGATATGTCGATATCGGAAATAGAGAACTGCATTAAAGAAGTCAAACAAGAAGTCTTGTCAAATGATGGCTCTACTACAGGAAGTCCAGTTCCTCTGACACCAAAATTAGTTGTCGTGAAAACCGAACCGGAAACAAACAACAGAGATTGTTCTTTAATGGATTCAATGAGTAACAACGGTGTAATATCTCGAAGGTCTGCCACTGACCACCAAAATGTCAGCTGTACCGACACCAGCATTGTCAAAGAACAATCACCTTCTTTGATGAATTCCTCAACAAACCTAATCAGCTCACATCATGTTATCTGTTTGATGTGTGATTCTCAGTTTGCAGACCAAGATTCGTTGGCCATGCATATGATGTCATATCATGCAGAAAGTGCATCAAGTAGCAGGTCACAACATGCTTATCACGAATCGGCAAATGACTGTTCCCATGCATCATCTATTCAACATTTCGATTTTCCGTCACATGCCCTCTACCAGTCGACGCGCAGGAGCGCCGCACGGTTGCGATGCGACGAATGCGGCGCAGCGTTCGAAAACGAAGATTTTCTAACTTTACATTTGATATCTCACAGACGTGGCGTTCAGGCGCTACATAATACTGCCATATTTAACGATCCCTCCAGGATTTATAGTCAAATGCTTGAGAGCAAACGAAAGCGTCAGCTTCAACATGGAAGCGACACTGGAGAGACCCCATGTCCGttaccaataaaaaagaattcccTCCATATAGAACCTCG
The sequence above is a segment of the Octopus sinensis unplaced genomic scaffold, ASM634580v1 Contig14720, whole genome shotgun sequence genome. Coding sequences within it:
- the LOC115230174 gene encoding zinc finger protein Helios-like; this translates as MDPLYTADMTVMPFTCEDCNTVFMNRDAYAMHVMIRAKEKSCRSESRVAVTGSNGGNGRADIESNIGNTNDIKSSTLALHSTTTKETLSFVDQGDMSISEIENCIKEVKQEVLSNDGSTTGSPVPLTPKLVVVKTEPETNNRDCSLMDSMSNNGVISRRSATDHQNVSCTDTSIVKEQSPSLMNSSTNLISSHHVICLMCDSQFADQDSLAMHMMSYHAESASSSRSQHAYHESANDCSHASSIQHFDFPSHALYQSTRRSAARLRCDECGAAFENEDFLTLHLISHRRGVQALHNTAIFNDPSRIYSQMLESKRKRQLQHGSDTGETPCPLPIKKNSLHIEPRLSDSYHTVSFDKHSKSSSLKNYFSKYNTVYKSHVFHNESPGSEKLNMIQKQVGTSSNNSVQEKPKCWKEDQLRYISSFGAKSVNRSQSVPNDFTSENSITSRPHSVGFIEKSDYQSKPTFLKNFHYYDSLYDRNVLAKNKEAHKKHGKLFDHQDNIYRGRNIGEGNSSKDRAFLFYDSWSKEKRTDKANCSTAMSSKTAIHNSVPVNELESQQGKQEQFVSSSNGSESSFSSSYSDILHELKNKAEQVAMCKHCDVIFLNRILYHLHMGLHNVNNPWQCNICGKVCNDVHNFTTHAIHF